A window from Centropristis striata isolate RG_2023a ecotype Rhode Island chromosome 2, C.striata_1.0, whole genome shotgun sequence encodes these proteins:
- the ppip5k1a gene encoding inositol hexakisphosphate and diphosphoinositol-pentakisphosphate kinase 2 isoform X4, with protein sequence MSEPNSPGESRRGAPRFFVGCEDDESEVLDDSMRTDMELYEDDEDTDSPPERQIMVGICCMMKKSKSKPMTQILERLCKFEYITVVIFPEDAILNEPVDKWPLCDCLISFHSKGFPLDKAVSYAKLRNPLLLNDLNMQYYIQDRREVYRILQEEGIDLPRYAVLNRDPDKPDECNLVEGEDHVEVNGEIFQKPFVEKPVCAEDHNVYIYYPTSAGGGSQRLFRKIGSRSSVYSPESSVRKTGSYIYEEFMPTDGTDVKVYTVGPDYAHAEARKSPALDGKVERDSEGKEVRYPVMLSAMEKLVARKVCLAFKQTVCGFDLLRANGHSYVCDVNGFSFVKNSMKYYDDCAKILGNIVMRELAPQFQIPWSIPTEAEDIPIVPTTSGTMMELRCVIAVIRHGDRTPKQKMKMEVRNPMFFDLFEKYGGYKTGKLKLKKPKQLQEVLDITRQLLAELGQHNDCEIEEKKSKLEQLKTVLEMYGHFSGINRKVQLTYLPHGQPKTSSEEEDTRKEGPSLLLVLKWGGELTPAGRVQAEELGRAFRCMYPGGQGDYAGFPGCGLLRLHSTYRHDLKIYASDEGRVQMTAAAFAKGLLALEGELTPILVQMVKSANMNGLLDNDSDSLSSCQHRVKARLHEILQKDRDFTEEDFDRLAPTCSVSLVNTMKIVENPVATCDQVYALIQSLTSQIRKRMEDPKSADLQLYHSETLELMLQRWSKLERDFRMKNGRYDISKIPDIYDCVKYDVIHNATLGLEDTLELFRLSRALADIVIPQEYGINKVEKLDIAYAHCLPLVRKIQLDLQRTHEDESVNKLHPLYSRGVMSPGRHVRTRLYFTSESHVHSLLSIFRYGGLLNEEKDQQWKRAMDYLSAVSELNYMTQIVIMLYEDNNKDLTSEERFHVELHFSPGVKGVEEEENAPTGFGFRPASAENGQKQTDPGSLEDLSRDETDRAVPLSEPITIQRRSPLIRNHKTGSMEVLSETSSSKVGSYRLFSLCSRQSPEMKQSGLGFEGCSMVPSIYPLETLHNSLSLKQVNEFLTGVVESAGDPHTRTTRALTAMFDAHNQPSVDSYIPQRVLSSSISLRSRSDRPPWYSSGPSSTVSSAGPSSPITADTSPRFSFSDKMALTPQSSEETHSSQNISSQAAPTAGSQDPSCPAGLNPAEVPLTPNNSPEEDAELCAVTDHQPDDPEHTQEWQEFSTAPVDPFSVAISDPGLRPPCSALAELTLARMEGYCLPGSLPVLLELRESSSEAGSSSQTPQSPEGPDEFFDTQESMELWMDSPESLPHPETPLEVGATHTAEP encoded by the exons ATGTCAGAGCCCAACAGCCCGGGCGAGAGCCGGCGTGGCGCTCCCAGATTCTTCGTGGGCTGCGAGGACGATGAGAGCGAGGTCCTGGATGATAGCATGAGGACAGACATGGAGCTGTATGAGGACGACGAAGACACAGACTCG CCCCCGGAGCGACAGATCATGGTGGGGATCTGCTGCATGATGAAGAAGTCCAAGTCTAAGCCAATGACCCAGATTCTGGAGAGGCTGTGCAAGTTTGAGTACATCACTGTGGTCATCTTCCCAGAGGACGCCATCCTCAACGAGCCGGTGGACAAGTGGCCTCTGTGTGACTGCCTCATCTCCTTCCACTCCAAGG GATTCCCGCTGGATAAGGCAGTGAGCTATGCCAAACTGAGAAACCCTCTGCTCCTCAATGACCTGAACATGCAGTACTACATACAGGACAG GAGAGAGGTGTATCGCATCCTGCAGGAGGAAGGGATTGATCTGCCGCGCTACGCTGTGCTGAACCGTGACCCGGATAAACCAGATG AGTGCAACCTGGTGGAAGGAGAGGACCATGTGGAGGTGAATGGAGAGATTTTCCAGAAGCCTTTTGTTGAGAAGCCTGTCTGCGCTGAGGACCACAACGTCTACATCTACTACCCAACCTCTGCTGGCGGTGGCAGCCAACGACTCTTCAGAAAG ATCGGGAGCCGGAGCAGTGTGTACTCACCGGAGAGCAGCGTGAGGAAGACGGGCTCTTACATCTATGAAGAGTTCATGCCAACAGATGGCACAGATGTTAAG GTGTACACTGTGGGGCCTGACTATGCTCACGCTGAAGCCCGGAAGTCCCCGGCTCTGGATGGGAAGGTGGAGAGAGACAGCGAGGGGAAGGAGGTCCGCTACCCCGTCATGCTCTCAGCTATGGAGAAACTGGTGGCCCGTAAAGTCTGCCTGGCATTCAAG CAAACTGTGTGTGGCTTCGATCTTCTCCGAGCCAATGGACACTCTTATGTGTGTGATGTCAACGGGTTCAGTTTTGTGAAGAACTCAATGAAGTATTATGACGACTGTGCCAAGATCCTCGG GAACATCGTGATGCGTGAGCTGGCGCCTCAGTTCCAGATTCCCTGGTCCATCCCTACGGAGGCAGAAGACATCCCCATTGTTCCCACTACGTCAGGGACCAT GATGGAGCTTCGCTGCGTCATCGCTGTCATCCGACATGGAGACCGAACGCCCAAACAGAAGATGAAGATGGAAGTTCGCAACCCAAT GTTCTTTGACCTATTTGAAAAATATGGAGGATACAAAACTGGGAAATTAAAGCTGAAGAAGCCAAAACAACTGCAG GAGGTGCTGGACATCACACGGCAGTTGTTGGCAGAACTGGGACAGCACAATGACTGCGAGATAGAAGAGAAGAAGTCCAAACTGGAGCAGCTGAAGACTGTTCTGGAAAT GTACGGACACTTCTCAGGGATCAACCGAAAAGTTCAACTAACTTACCTGCCCCATGGGCAGCCCAAAACCTCCAGTGAGGAAGAAG ACACACGTAAGGAAGGTCCAtctctgctgctggtgctgaAGTGGGGAGGAGAGCTGACTCCCGCTGGCAGAGTTCAGGCTGAGGAGCTGGGGAGGGCCTTCCGCTGTATGTACCCCGGAGGTCAAG gAGACTATGCTGGATTTCCAGGCTGCGGGTTACTGCGGTTACACAGTACCTACAGACACGACCTGAAAATTTATGCTTCTGATGAAGGCAGGGTGCAGATGACGGCTGCAGCTTTCGCAAAG GGTTTGCTGGCACTGGAGGGCGAGCTGACACCGATCCTGGTTCAGATGGTGAAGAGCGCCAACATGAACGGGCTGCTGGACAACGACAGCGACTCGCTGAGCAGCTGCCAGCACCGCGTCAAGGCCCGACTCCACGAGATTCTGCAGAAGGACAGGGACTTCACTGAAGAGGACTTCGATAGG ctggcCCCGACCTGTAGCGTGTCTTTGGTGAATACAATGAAGATAGTGGAGAACCCAGTGGCCACATGTGACCAGGTCTACGCCCTCATTCAGAGCCTCACCTCCCAGATCCGCAAAAGGATGGAGGACCCCAAGTCAGCTG ACCTGCAGCTGTACCACAGTGAGACACTGGAGCTGATGCTGCAGCGCTGGTCCAAACTCGAGAGAGACTTCCGCATGAAGAACGGCCGTTACGACATCAGTAAAATTCCCGACATCTACGACTGTGTGAAGTACGACGTCATTCACAACGCCACTCTGGGTCTGGAGGACACACTGGAGCTGTTCAGACTGTCTCGAGCTTTGGCCGACATTGTCATCCCACag GAATATGGCATAAATAAAGTGGAGAAATTGGACATAGCATACGCCCACTGCCTCCCACTCGTCAGAAAGATTCAGCTTGACCTTCAGAGAACCCACGAGGACGAGTCTGTCAACAAACTGCACCCTCT GTACTCTCGTGGAGTGATGTCTCCTGGGCGCCACGTCAGAACACGTTTATACTTCACCAGCGAGAGTCACGTCCACTCCCTGCTCAGCATTTTCCGCTATGGAGGCCTGCTCAAT gAGGAGAAGGATCAGCAGTGGAAGCGTGCCATGGATTACCTCAGTGCGGTCTCTGAACTCAACTACATGACTCAGATTGTCATCATGCTGTATGAGGACAACAACAAG GACCTCACCTCAGAGGAGCGCTTCCACGTAGAGCTTCACTTCAGTCCCGGTGTGAAAGGCGTCGAAGAGGAGGAGAACGCACCAACCGGCTTCGGCTTCAGGCCCGCTTCTGCAGAG AACGGGCAGAAACAGACCGACCCCGGCAGCCTGGAGGACCTCTCACGAGATGAGACCGACCGCGCCGTGCCGCTGTCCGAGCCAATCACCATTCAGAGGAGGTCCCCGCTCATACGCAACCATAAGACTGGATCCATGGAG GTTCTGTCAGAGACATCATCCTCTAAAGTAGGCAGTTATCGCCTATTCTCGTTATGCTCACGTCAATCCCCCGAGATGAAACAAAGTGGATTAG GCTTTGAAGGCTGCTCCATGGTGCCGTCCATCTATCCCCTGGAAACGCTGCACAACTCGCTGTCGCTAAAGCAGGTCAACGAGTTCCTCACCGGTGTGGTCGAGAGTGCGGGGGATCCACACACGAGGACCACCAGAG CGCTGACAGCCATGTTTGATGCACACAACCAGCCGTCAGTGGACTCGTACATCCCTCAGAGAgtcctctcttcctccatctctctcagaTCTCGTTCTGACAGACCTCCTTGGT ACAGCAGCGGTCCATCCAGCACAGTATCCAGCGCTGGACCGTCCTCTCCCATTACAGCCGACACTTCCCCGCGCTTCAGCTTCAGTGATAAGATGGCCCTCACCCCtcagagcagtgaggaaacTCACTCCTCTCAGAACATTTCCTCTCAGGCAGCACCCACCGCCGGGTCACAAGACCCGAGCTGCCCTGCTGGTTTGAACCCCGCTGAAGTCCCTCTGACTCCAAACAACTCACCAGAGGAGGATGCAGAGCTCTGTGCTGTTACTGATCACCAGCCTGATGATcctgaacacacacaggaaTGGCAGGAGTTCTCAACTGCACCCGTCGATCCCTTCAGTGTTGCAATTTCAGATCCGGGCCTGAGACCACCCTGCTCTGCGTTAGCGGAGCTCACTCTGGCTCGGATGGAGGGTTACTGCCTCCCGGGGTCCCTGCCTGTGCTGCTGGAGCTCAGAGAGAGCAGCAGCGAGGCGGGCTCCAGCTCCCAGACGCCCCAGTCTCCTGAGGGACCTGATGAGTTCTTTGACACCCAGGAGTCGATGGAGCTGTGGATGGACAGTCCAGAAAGCCTCCCCCACCCTGAGACACCCCTGGAGGTCGGAGCCACTCACACAGCGGAGCCGTAG